The Impatiens glandulifera chromosome 3, dImpGla2.1, whole genome shotgun sequence genome contains a region encoding:
- the LOC124929322 gene encoding transcription factor bHLH155-like isoform X2: MATQLQQALRSLCYNSDWKYAVFWKFKHQSRMMLTWEDAYYDNNHEQQNLSEGMCSSGTGNALSDWHAHDPLGLAVAKMTYHVYSLGEGVVGQVAVTGKHMWILADNHITDYNSTIEHCDGWQAQFSAGIKTVVVVPISPYGVIQLGSLNKVSEDLKLVNHMRQLFLVLQDSSVESISIMASYITRSSLSLSQIGSVNKDKIFSGSSTFNSTQKLVDHSYAISVPANSSPDADATISKQEELGPSTTNCEETCSIAEQHKKVEDKSSVFWSQVGDDCDFGHLRNDSDDVMFPVHEFGVDIPLTPSDLLDSRTCNVSSGFLQMPESLDVQIDMDFGQDLESNTEFKSKNTLNNNSFSNYSGCELFEALGPAFQREHTNYDWDANKIGNEIPISIPEETTPYCGSGHLLEAVVASVCEKLPESTYHKPQVDSASCSLNQSLVENEASYCLSSEVSGVWSSRCFSSPNLSACSGQLERSQETTKVGKKRARPGESGRPRPRDRQLIQDRIKELRDLVPSGSKYRCTSGAYNQAHVFPAECNKAC; the protein is encoded by the exons ATGGCTACTCAATTACAGCAAGCTCTCAGGAGCCTCTGTTACAACTCAGATTGGAAGTATGCTGTGTTTTGGAAGTTCAAACATCAATCTCGAAT GATGTTGACCTGGGAGGATGCTTACTATGACAACAACCATGAGCAACAGAATCTTTCAGAGGGAATGTGTTCCTCTGGGACAGGGAATGCTCTTTCTGATTGGCATGCTCATGATCCTCTTGGATTAGCAGTAGCAAAGATGACATACCATGTATACTCTCTTGGTGAAGG GGTTGTAGGACAAGTTGCCGTTACTGGAAAGCACATGTGGATTCTTGCAGATAATCATATTACGGACTATAATTCCACCATTGAG caTTGTGATGGGTGGCAAGCTCAATTTTCAGCTGGTATTAAG ACTGTTGTGGTGGTGCCAATCAGTCCATATGGAGTTATACAGCTCGGCTCTCTAAATAAA GTGTCTGAGGATCTGAAGCTGGTGAACCACATGAGACAGCTATTTTTAGTGCTGCAAGATTCCTCTGTGGAATCTATATCTATCATGGCATCATACATTACAAGGAGCTCCTTATCTCTG AGTCAAATTGGATCAGTTAACAAAGACAAGATATTTTCTGGATCATCCACATTTAACTCCACTCAGAAACTTGTGGATCATTCTTATGCTATCTCAGTTCCTGCCAATAGCTCTCCTGATGCTGATGCAACAATCAGCAAGCAAGAAGAATTGGGACCGTCAACAACAAATTGTGAAGAAACTTGTTCAATTGCTGAGCAGCATAAAAAGGTGGAGGACAAGAGTTCTGTTTTCTGGAGCCAGGTTGGAGATGATTGCGATTTTGGCCATTTAAGAAATGATTCGGATGATGTCATGTTCCCCGTCCACGAATTTGGGGTAGATATTCCGCTCACTCCTTCGGATCTCCTTGATTCTAGAACTTGCAACGTTTCAAGTGGGTTTCTACAGATGCCAGAATCTTTAGATGTGCAAATTGATATGGACTTTGGACAGGATTTAGAATCAAACACAGAATTCAAGAGTAAGAATACATTGAATAACAATTCCTTCAGCAACTATTCTGGCTGCGAACTATTCGAAGCCCTGGGACCAGCTTTTCAAAGAGAACACACTAACTATGATTGGGATGCAAACAAGATTGGAAACGAAATACCCATTTCAATACCTGAAGAAACAACTCCATACTGTGGTTCCGGGCATCTTCTAGAAGCAGTAGTGGCTAGTGTATGCGAGAAACTGCCTGAGTCCACTTATCATAAGCCTCAAGTTGATTCAGCAAGCTGTTCTTTGAATCAATCACTGGTGGAAAACGAAGCCTCGTACTGTTTGAGCTCTGAGGTATCCGGTGTGTGGTCTTCTCGATGCTTTTCATCGCCAAATCTCAGTGCGTGTAGTGGACAGTTGGAGAGATCTCAGGAAACAACAAAGGTAGGAAAAAAGAGGGCTAGACCAGGTGAAAGTGGCAGGCCTAGACCAAGGGACAGACAATTGATTCAGGATCGCATCAAGGAGCTCCGGGATCTTGTTCCTAGTGGGTCGAAG TATCGATGCACTTCTGGAGCGTACAATCAAGCACATGTTTTTCCTGCAGAATGTAACAAAGCATGCTGA